A window of Rubricoccus marinus contains these coding sequences:
- a CDS encoding GNAT family N-acetyltransferase, with translation MPDALSPVTLTGAHVRLEPLAMSHLDALAAVGLDPDLWRLTPSPVRTREDMAAYIQAALDGHARGEMLPFATVDRASGGVVGSTRFGNIVPQHKRVEIGWTWIGKRWQRTAVNTEAKLLMLRHAFGPLACNRVELKTDARNVRSQEAMRRIGATEEGTLRHHMVTASGHLRDSVYFSILLEEWPRVEAGLLAKLDR, from the coding sequence ATGCCCGACGCCCTCTCCCCCGTCACACTTACCGGCGCCCACGTCCGCCTGGAGCCTCTGGCGATGAGCCACCTGGATGCCCTCGCAGCGGTCGGCCTGGACCCGGACCTCTGGCGCCTGACGCCGAGTCCCGTCCGCACGCGCGAGGACATGGCCGCCTACATCCAGGCCGCGCTGGACGGTCACGCCAGAGGCGAGATGCTGCCGTTCGCGACCGTGGACCGGGCCTCTGGCGGGGTCGTGGGCAGCACGCGGTTCGGCAACATCGTGCCTCAGCACAAGCGCGTCGAGATCGGGTGGACGTGGATCGGCAAGCGGTGGCAACGGACCGCCGTCAACACCGAGGCAAAGCTGCTCATGCTGCGCCACGCGTTCGGGCCTCTGGCGTGCAACCGCGTGGAGCTCAAAACCGACGCGCGCAACGTGCGCTCGCAAGAGGCCATGCGCCGCATCGGCGCGACCGAGGAGGGCACGCTGCGCCACCACATGGTCACCGCCAGCGGCCACCTCCGCGACTCCGTCTACTTCAGCATCCTTCTCGAGGAGTGGCCACGCGTCGAAGCTGGGCTCCTCGCGAAGCTGGACCGCTGA
- a CDS encoding GNAT family N-acetyltransferase, with the protein MPVIRATAQHLDALAPLFDAYRQFYRQAPDPDGARRFLAERIARGESVILLASGDGGPPTGFTQLYPSFSSVRMRRVWVLNDLFVAPEARRSGVARALMNAARDFAREDGAVSLELATERTNASAQALYDSLGYERDDAYWHYALML; encoded by the coding sequence ATGCCCGTGATCCGCGCCACCGCGCAGCACCTCGACGCTCTCGCGCCGCTTTTCGATGCCTACCGGCAGTTCTACCGCCAGGCGCCGGACCCCGACGGCGCGCGACGCTTCCTCGCGGAGCGCATCGCCAGAGGCGAGTCCGTGATCCTGCTGGCCTCTGGCGATGGTGGCCCGCCCACGGGGTTCACGCAGTTGTATCCGTCTTTCTCGTCGGTGCGGATGCGGCGCGTGTGGGTGCTCAACGACCTGTTCGTGGCGCCAGAGGCTCGGCGGAGCGGCGTGGCGCGAGCGCTGATGAACGCCGCGCGGGACTTCGCGCGAGAGGACGGCGCGGTCAGCCTCGAACTGGCGACCGAGCGCACGAACGCGAGCGCGCAGGCGCTCTACGACAGCCTCGGCTACGAACGCGACGATGCCTACTGGCACTACGCGCTCATGCTCTGA
- a CDS encoding multifunctional oxoglutarate decarboxylase/oxoglutarate dehydrogenase thiamine pyrophosphate-binding subunit/dihydrolipoyllysine-residue succinyltransferase subunit: MDPLGYNSGYVEDLYAQYLQNPDSVSASWREFFADFDPGAMVVRSASGEAAPSAPASGNGAAPEATPAAASASGDGAPPKAPAPAPPKAPEAKPSAPAASGGPVRPEIAVPEGAETSPLRGVAARIVENMEASLTIPTATSVRDLPVKLMAENRRLINRRQMATGGEKVSYTHLIAYAMVRAMEAVPAMRDAFRHTQSGGGERISPEAISIGLAIDIEKRGKRQLLVPNIKKAGSLSFAEFLGQYNDIVKRARDSKLELADFQHTTATLTNPGGIGTVMSVPRLMPGQGLIVAVGAIGYPAHYAGMKAAQLSRLGLSPTMTITSTYDHRIIQGAESGEFLAYMAGLLTGARGFYQDVFASLGIHTPPFSMNADSTPEIGRAGIGSSAKAEKIEKQARVYELIRAYRVRGHLLADTNPLGYEPRNHTELDPGSYGLSVWDLDRTFLTGGLAGVRGGLAGREKMTLRDILDILWDTYTDHVGSEFMHLSSPEEKRWLIERIEPQQFREPIATPRKKRIFAKLNEAEALEQFIHTKYIGHKRFSLEGAETMIPLIDAVLSDAADQDVEEVVIGMAHRGRLNVLTNIMGKPYNKVFDEFEGTINPDAVHGSGDVKYHLGQTGTHTSPSGSTTELTLASNPSHLEAVNPVVEGMVRAKQQRIAEANPGMTQKHLLDRVLPLLIHGDAAFAGQGVVAETLNLSQLEGYKTGGTVHLVVNNQIGFTTLPMHARSSAYATDIARMIQAPIFHVNGDDPEAAVRVARLALDFRQVFNKDVVIDMVCYRKYGHNEGDEPSYTQPLMYADINGHRSVRKLYLESLLRKGEISPEDAEEVLDDFRSKLDEAFEATKELAEQRRGAEVPMPTHIEATDKADTAASREQLTQVMRALVDLPESFDVHKKLARLVVTRREKQFESGTIDWAFAEALAFGTLLLDGTPVRLSGQDSGRATFSQRHAILYDQTDAHRYIPLNNIAPISPEASGDGSSQARFQVYDSLLSEYAVLGFEYGYTVAEPRALVMWEGQFGDFVNGAQIMIDQFISSAEAKWGQTSRLTMLLPHGYEGQGPEHSSARPERFLQLCAEDNMIVANYSTPANYFHALRRQMKREAAKPLIIMTPKSLLRNPAAVSSVEDLSEGEYQPLISSGQTGASRLVFCSGKVVYDALKAKEDAGASGVAIARLEQMYPFPDEAVRAELDANPDAEVVWLQEEPQNMGAWFFVQPRFDEIIAEMNGGDCNHRIAYAGRKAAASPATGSASVHAKQQAQLLADALGLEA, translated from the coding sequence GTGGACCCCCTCGGATACAACAGCGGCTACGTCGAAGACCTCTACGCGCAGTACCTCCAGAACCCGGACTCCGTGAGCGCCTCCTGGCGCGAGTTCTTCGCCGACTTCGACCCCGGCGCGATGGTGGTCCGCAGCGCCTCTGGCGAGGCCGCGCCCAGCGCGCCTGCGTCCGGCAACGGCGCCGCCCCAGAGGCGACGCCTGCCGCCGCATCCGCCTCTGGCGACGGCGCGCCCCCGAAGGCTCCGGCGCCCGCGCCGCCGAAGGCGCCAGAGGCCAAGCCCTCCGCCCCTGCGGCCTCTGGCGGCCCGGTGCGGCCCGAGATCGCCGTTCCCGAAGGCGCCGAGACGAGCCCGCTCCGCGGCGTCGCCGCGCGCATCGTCGAGAACATGGAGGCCAGCCTGACCATCCCGACCGCGACAAGCGTGCGGGACCTCCCGGTCAAGCTCATGGCCGAGAACCGGCGCCTCATCAACCGGCGCCAGATGGCGACCGGTGGGGAAAAGGTGAGCTACACGCACCTCATCGCCTACGCCATGGTGCGCGCGATGGAGGCCGTCCCGGCCATGCGAGATGCCTTCCGCCACACCCAGAGCGGTGGCGGCGAGCGCATCTCGCCAGAGGCCATCTCCATCGGCCTCGCCATCGACATCGAGAAGCGCGGCAAGCGGCAGCTGCTCGTCCCGAACATCAAAAAGGCGGGCTCGCTCTCCTTCGCGGAGTTCCTCGGGCAGTACAACGACATCGTCAAGCGCGCGCGGGACTCCAAGCTGGAGCTCGCGGACTTCCAGCACACGACGGCCACGCTGACCAACCCCGGCGGCATCGGGACCGTGATGAGCGTGCCGCGGCTGATGCCGGGCCAGGGCCTCATCGTGGCGGTCGGCGCCATCGGCTACCCGGCGCACTACGCGGGCATGAAGGCCGCGCAGCTCTCGCGCCTGGGCCTCTCGCCCACGATGACGATCACGTCCACCTACGACCACCGCATCATCCAGGGCGCGGAGTCGGGCGAGTTCCTCGCCTACATGGCGGGACTGCTCACGGGCGCCAGAGGCTTCTACCAGGACGTCTTCGCGAGCCTTGGCATCCACACGCCGCCGTTCTCGATGAACGCGGACAGCACGCCGGAGATCGGTCGGGCTGGGATCGGCTCCAGCGCGAAGGCGGAGAAGATCGAGAAGCAGGCGCGCGTCTATGAGCTCATCCGCGCCTACCGCGTGCGGGGGCACCTGCTCGCCGACACGAACCCGCTGGGCTACGAGCCCCGCAACCACACCGAGCTGGACCCCGGCTCCTACGGCCTCTCGGTCTGGGACCTCGACCGCACGTTCCTGACCGGCGGCCTCGCGGGCGTCCGCGGCGGCCTCGCCGGGCGCGAGAAGATGACGCTCCGCGACATCCTCGACATCCTCTGGGACACCTACACCGACCACGTCGGCAGCGAGTTCATGCACCTCTCCTCGCCAGAGGAGAAGCGCTGGCTCATTGAGCGGATCGAGCCGCAGCAGTTCCGCGAGCCCATCGCGACGCCGCGCAAGAAGCGCATCTTCGCCAAGCTCAATGAGGCTGAGGCGCTGGAGCAGTTCATCCACACGAAGTACATCGGCCACAAGCGGTTCTCGCTGGAGGGCGCCGAGACGATGATCCCCCTCATCGACGCCGTCCTCTCCGACGCCGCCGATCAGGACGTGGAGGAGGTCGTGATCGGGATGGCGCACCGCGGCCGTCTGAACGTGCTCACGAACATCATGGGCAAGCCCTACAACAAGGTGTTCGACGAGTTCGAGGGGACCATCAACCCCGACGCCGTCCACGGCTCGGGCGACGTGAAGTACCACCTCGGCCAGACCGGCACGCACACGTCCCCCTCGGGCTCCACGACCGAGCTCACGCTCGCGTCCAACCCCAGCCACCTCGAAGCCGTCAACCCTGTCGTGGAGGGGATGGTGCGCGCCAAGCAGCAGCGCATCGCCGAGGCCAACCCCGGGATGACGCAGAAGCACCTGCTGGACCGCGTGCTCCCGCTCCTCATCCACGGCGACGCGGCCTTCGCGGGCCAGGGCGTCGTCGCGGAAACGCTGAACCTCAGCCAGTTGGAGGGCTACAAGACCGGCGGCACGGTCCACCTCGTGGTCAACAACCAGATCGGGTTTACGACGCTCCCGATGCACGCGCGCTCCTCCGCCTACGCGACCGATATCGCGCGGATGATCCAGGCGCCGATCTTCCACGTCAACGGCGACGACCCCGAGGCCGCCGTCCGCGTGGCACGCCTCGCGCTGGACTTCCGGCAGGTGTTCAACAAGGACGTCGTGATCGACATGGTCTGCTACCGGAAGTACGGCCACAACGAGGGCGACGAGCCGAGCTACACGCAGCCGCTCATGTACGCCGACATCAACGGCCACCGGAGCGTCCGCAAGCTGTACCTGGAGAGCCTCTTGCGCAAAGGCGAGATCTCGCCAGAGGATGCCGAAGAAGTGCTGGACGACTTCCGCTCCAAGCTCGACGAGGCCTTCGAGGCCACCAAGGAGCTCGCCGAGCAGCGCCGCGGCGCCGAGGTCCCCATGCCGACGCACATCGAGGCGACGGATAAGGCCGACACGGCGGCCTCTCGCGAGCAGCTCACGCAGGTCATGCGCGCGCTCGTGGACCTGCCCGAGAGCTTCGACGTGCACAAAAAGCTGGCCCGCCTGGTGGTCACGCGCCGCGAGAAGCAGTTCGAGAGCGGCACGATCGACTGGGCCTTTGCCGAGGCCCTCGCCTTTGGCACGCTCCTGCTTGACGGCACGCCTGTCCGCCTGAGCGGTCAGGACTCCGGCCGCGCGACGTTCAGCCAGCGCCACGCCATCCTCTACGACCAGACGGATGCGCACCGCTACATCCCGCTCAACAACATCGCGCCCATCTCGCCAGAGGCTTCTGGCGACGGCAGCAGCCAGGCGCGCTTCCAGGTGTACGACTCGCTGCTCAGCGAGTACGCCGTCCTCGGCTTCGAGTACGGCTACACCGTCGCCGAGCCCCGGGCGCTCGTGATGTGGGAGGGCCAATTCGGCGACTTCGTCAACGGCGCGCAGATCATGATCGACCAGTTCATCTCGTCGGCCGAGGCGAAGTGGGGCCAGACCTCGCGGTTGACCATGCTCCTGCCGCACGGCTACGAGGGCCAGGGACCTGAGCACTCCTCGGCGCGCCCCGAGCGGTTCTTGCAGCTCTGCGCGGAGGACAACATGATCGTGGCGAACTACTCCACGCCCGCCAACTACTTCCACGCGCTCCGGCGCCAGATGAAGCGTGAGGCCGCCAAGCCGCTCATCATCATGACGCCGAAGAGCCTCTTGCGCAACCCCGCTGCGGTCTCGTCGGTGGAGGACCTGAGCGAGGGCGAGTACCAGCCGCTGATCTCGTCCGGGCAGACCGGCGCGAGCCGCCTGGTGTTCTGCTCCGGCAAGGTGGTCTACGACGCCCTCAAGGCGAAGGAGGACGCTGGCGCCTCCGGCGTCGCGATCGCGCGGTTGGAGCAGATGTACCCGTTCCCCGACGAGGCCGTCCGCGCCGAGTTGGACGCGAACCCGGATGCCGAGGTCGTGTGGCTCCAGGAGGAGCCGCAGAACATGGGCGCCTGGTTCTTCGTGCAGCCGCGCTTCGACGAGATCATCGCCGAGATGAACGGAGGCGACTGCAACCACCGCATCGCGTACGCCGGCCGCAAGGCCGCCGCCTCGCCCGCGACGGGCAGCGCGAGCGTCCACGCCAAGCAGCAGGCGCAACTTCTGGCCGACGCGCTGGGCCTCGAGGCCTAG